A genomic segment from Aegilops tauschii subsp. strangulata cultivar AL8/78 chromosome 1, Aet v6.0, whole genome shotgun sequence encodes:
- the LOC109741061 gene encoding uncharacterized protein, protein MDEDEYSWVRRTKFSHSIVRSSSGRCSFDEQFSRRAVSIQKDFDSELKSLQPRAKGAVSNPARPAIPRAKSAAGQADRKPKDVVFSDVQLKQHGAVGDGSLKETSMMQDRREVGPKGNGLSLKSLDIPNRRIVRGLNDGSSGNTLEFSFHSEEQSLRLQRVCSSPGPYFAKDAGLAGDSNPRSVSFKVAGDGSKPKKRAKSPIPTRVISDVFREAKAASKRFSSPQRQRKSSSVRLLDDSPPFAFSSTRAASKLVTKRASSWPRNSEARVAKVAALDVLEKWTVDRSQLLIGHRFASGAYSRLFHGIYKEQPVAVKFIRLPDDGEDPELAARLEKQFTVEVTILARLQHRNVIELVGACSSAPVFCVITEFLPGGSLRAYLRKLEGKQLPLEKIISVALDISRGLEYVHSQGVIHRDVKPENILFDAECCAKVVDFGVAFEDVYCNTMEDDPGTYRWMAPEMCKRKPYGPKVDVYSFGLVLWELVSGSIPYEEMTPLQAAYAVVNKNLRPVVPSSCPTPLQQLMEQCWSAQPEKRPEFTQIVKTLENLKATLDRDGTIEKTSCQEAAQEQNKNRLANWILKLSYSPPDFSGPPPPKLL, encoded by the exons ATGGACGAGGACGAGTACTCGTGGGTGCGGCGCACCAAGTTCTCGCACTCCATCGTcaggtctagctccggcaggtgCTCCTTCGACGAGCAGTTCagccgccgcgccgtgtccaTACAGAAAGATTTTGATTCAGAGCTCAAGAGCCTGCAGCCGAGGGCCAAAGGGGCGGTCTCAAACCCGGCGAGGCCGGCGATTCCCAGGGCAAAATCGGCGGCTGGCCAGGCAGACCGCAAGCCGAAAGATGTTGTGTTTTCAGATGTTCAGCTGAAACAGCATGGTGCTGTTGGTGATGGCTCACTGAAAGAAACGTCGATGATGCAAGATCGGCGCGAGGTTGGACCGAAGGGAAACGGTCTGAGCTTGAAATCACTGGATATTCCTAATCGGCGTATTGTCCGGGGTTTGAATGATGGAAGCTCAGGCAACACGCTGGAGTTCTCTTTCCACTCGGAGGAGCAAAGCTTGAGGTTGCAGAGGGTGTGCTCTAGCCCAGGTCCTTACTTTGCCAAGGATGCAGGGCTAGCCGGCGATTCCAATCCACGGAGTGTATCATTCAAGGTCGCTGGAGATGGATCAAAGCCGAAGAAAAGAGCGAAATCCCCCATCCCGACACGCGTCATCTCTGACGTTTTCAGGGAGGCGAAAGCTGCCAGTAAGAGGTTCTCCTCTCCACAGCGGCAAAGGAAATCTAGCTCTGTTCGGTTGCTGGATGATAGTCCCCCTTTCGCGTTCTCTTCGACAAGAGCAGCAAGCAAATTGGTAACTAAAAGGGCCTCTTCCTGGCCAAGGAACTCCGAAGCTAGAGTTGCAAAGGTCGCTGCGCTGGATGTACTTGAGAAATGGACGGTCGACCGCTCACAGCTACTCATTGGCCACAGATTTGCATCAGGAGCGTATAGTCGTCTGTTCCACGGAATCTACAAGGAGCAGCCTGTTGCTGTCAAGTTTATCAGGCTACCTGATGATGGTGAAGATCCGGAATTGGCTGCTCGGCTTGAGAAGCAGTTCACTGTCGAAGTTACCATTTTGGCTAGGCTCCAGCATCGTAATGTCATTGAG CTGGTTGGGGCATGTAGCTCTGCACCTGTCTTCTGTGTCATCACTGAGTTCCTGCCTGGGGGCTCTTTGAGAGCTTATCTGCGCAAGCTGGAGGGCAAGCAACTTCCTTTGGAGAAGATCATCTCCGTTGCCCTGGACATTTCACGTGGTTTGGAATACGTTCATTCGCAAGGGGTAATCCACCGCGACGTGAAGCCTGAGAACATTCTATTCGACGCAGAATGTTGCGCAAAGGTCGTTGATTTTGGAGTAGCTTTTGAAGACGTTTACTGCAACACCATGGAAGATGACCCAGGCACATACAGATGGATGGCGCCGGAGATGTGTAAGCGCAAGCCATATGGTCCGAAAGTCGATGTTTATAGTTTTGGGCTCGTCTTGTGGGAACTGGTTAGTGGTTCGATCCCTTATGAAGAGATGACTCCGCTCCAAGCAGCCTATGCAGTTGTTAATAAG AACTTGAGACCAGTTGTTCCTTCGAGCTGCCCGACACCATTGCAACAATTGATGGAGCAATGCTGGTCCGCTCAACCTGAGAAGAGGCCTGAGTTTACTCAGATAGTTAAAACCCTTGAAAATCTCAAGGCGACTCTTGATAGAGATGGAACCATTGAGAAGACCAGCTGCCAGGAAGCAGCTCAGGAGCAAAACAAGAACAGGCTTGCCAACTGGATCCTAAAGCTCTCATATAGCCCACCGGATTTCTCAGGGCCCCCGCCGCCGAAGCTGCTGTGA
- the LOC109741084 gene encoding uncharacterized protein — translation MVVAEAGDEMSLSNMVLGFYEEAERERWPEDEATVGDGDCSDDERASGGAATESSAFWAEQLSHLHEVLGKTSAAESRIRADTEEALGQARSAATAAAGVCSSCATRATAGGGCRGCTLRSVAGRLRDAGYDSAVCRSRWARSAEFPAGEHSYVDVVVPTRSGRAVRVVVEPSFRAEFAMARGGAGYGALVAALPEAFVGRAEKLRAVVGAMCAAAKRCARESSLHMAPWRKRRYMEAKWLGTPDRLLATTGAGAGAPVAAGSPESEKQRRFRASMLTLDFGGRTAVEVA, via the exons ATGGTTGTGGCGGAGGCCGGCGACGAGATGAGCCTGTCGAACATGGTGCTGGGGTTCTACGAGGAGGCCGAGCGGGAGCGGTGGCCCGAGGACGAAGCcaccgtcggcgacggcgactgCAGCGACGACGAGAGGGCCAGCGGTGGCGCCGCCACCGAGAGCAGCGCGTTCTGGGCGGAGCAGCTCTCGCATTTGCAT GAGGTGCTGGGCAAGACGAGCGCGGCGGAGAGCCGGATCCGGGCGGACACGGAGGAGGCCCTCGGGCAGGCGCGCTCCGCCGCCACCGCGGCAGCCGGCGTCTGCTCCTCCTGCGCGACCCGCGCGACGGCCGGCGGCGGGTGCCGGGGCTGCACGCTCCGGTCCGTCGCGGGGCGGCTGCGCGACGCCGGGTACGACAGCGCCGTGTGCCGGTCCAGGTGGGCGCGATCGGCGGAGTTCCCCGCGGGGGAGCACAGCTACGTGGACGTGGTGGTGCCGACGAGGAGCGGCAGGGCGGTGCGGGTGGTGGTGGAGCCCAGCTTCCGGGCCGAGTTCGCCATGGCGCGCGGCGGCGCCGGGTACGGCGCGCTGGTGGCCGCGCTCCCGGAGGCGTTCGTGGGCAGGGCGGAGAAGCTGCGGGCCGTGGTCGGGGCCATGTGCGCCGCCGCGAAGCGGTGCGCGCGGGAGAGCAGCCTGCACATGGCGCCCTGGAGGAAGCGCCGGTACATGGAGGCCAAGTGGCTCGGCACGCCAGACCGCCTCTTGGCAACCACCGGCGCCGGCGCGGGTGCCCCCGTGGCGGCCGGGTCCCCGGAGAGCGAGAAGCAGCGCAGGTTCAGGGCCTCCATGCTGACGCTCGACTTCGGCGGCCGGACCGCCGTGGAGGTCGCGTGA